A single window of Nasonia vitripennis strain AsymCx chromosome 4, Nvit_psr_1.1, whole genome shotgun sequence DNA harbors:
- the LOC100114329 gene encoding uncharacterized protein LOC100114329 isoform X4, with the protein MRTVLPKPRMSKVTVQEPFKLAPFKLRFSKLGKSRSGDSGGSGSRSNSVEVEESAPVQPAELNQLALGSSESVVSGECAHQLTADASSVVSVNTDTSTMPASSPPPSYERVLEETRLARSMTEDEEAIEESTDEGEAVNKQAAPPAKKGQEILYKSSKDFYRAMAKQWGITCKMSDNCRCFDCQSRYFDCGYEKYQDYDKYHEQSDGGLSASTPMFVSEVMHGSACLLL; encoded by the exons ATGCGCACCGTCCTTCCGAAGCCCCGGATGTCAAag GTCACCGTTCAAGAACCGTTCAAGCTGGCGCCGTTTAAGCTCCGCTTTTCCAAGCTGGGAAAGTCGCGTAGCGGCGACAGCGGGGGCAGTGGCAGTCGCAGCAACAGCGTCGAGGTCGAGGAGTCGGCTCCGGTGCAGCCGGCTGAGCTCAACCAGTTGGCTCTGGGAAGCTCCGAGAGCGTCGTGAGCGGCGAGTGCGCCCACCAGTTGACAGCCGATGCGAGCAGCGTCGTTAGCGTCAACACTGATACCTCGACGATGCCTGCCtcctcgccgccgccgtcctACGAGCGAGTCCTCGAGGAA ACGAGACTCGCGAGATCCATGACGGAAGATGAGGAAGCGATCGAGGAAAGCACCGACGAAGGTGAGGCTGTCAACAAGCAGGCGGCGCCTCCAGCGAAGAAGGGACAAGAAATACTGTACAAGTCCAGCAAAGACTTCTACCGAGCCATGGCCAAGCAGTGGGGGATCACCTGCAAGATGAGCGACAACTGTAGATGCTTTGATTGTCAG AGTCGTTACTTCGACTGCGGCTACGAAAAGTACCAAGATTACGACAAGTACCACGAGCAGTCGGACGGCGGTCTGAGCGCAAGTACGCCGATGTTTGTATCAGAAGTGATGCACGGCTCGGCCTGTCTCCTGCTCTAA
- the LOC100114329 gene encoding uncharacterized protein LOC100114329 isoform X1, with protein sequence MSLRRQSINSFFDSATDLLLSFRLQAPASVSSGSGVRRPLTKRVFVRFSRAIFPMRTVLPKPRMSKVTVQEPFKLAPFKLRFSKLGKSRSGDSGGSGSRSNSVEVEESAPVQPAELNQLALGSSESVVSGECAHQLTADASSVVSVNTDTSTMPASSPPPSYERVLEEVRELKTRLARSMTEDEEAIEESTDEGEAVNKQAAPPAKKGQEILYKSSKDFYRAMAKQWGITCKMSDNCRCFDCQSRYFDCGYEKYQDYDKYHEQSDGGLSASTPMFVSEVMHGSACLLL encoded by the exons ATGTCTCTTCGTCGGCAAAGCATCAATAG CTTCTTCGACTCAGCCACAGATCTCCTGCTCTCGTTCAGATTGCAAGCGCCCGCGTCTGTTTCCTCTGGATCTGGTGTTCGGCGGCCACTTACCAAGCGCGTTTTCGTgagattttcgcgcgcgatattcCCGATGCGCACCGTCCTTCCGAAGCCCCGGATGTCAAag GTCACCGTTCAAGAACCGTTCAAGCTGGCGCCGTTTAAGCTCCGCTTTTCCAAGCTGGGAAAGTCGCGTAGCGGCGACAGCGGGGGCAGTGGCAGTCGCAGCAACAGCGTCGAGGTCGAGGAGTCGGCTCCGGTGCAGCCGGCTGAGCTCAACCAGTTGGCTCTGGGAAGCTCCGAGAGCGTCGTGAGCGGCGAGTGCGCCCACCAGTTGACAGCCGATGCGAGCAGCGTCGTTAGCGTCAACACTGATACCTCGACGATGCCTGCCtcctcgccgccgccgtcctACGAGCGAGTCCTCGAGGAAGTACGTGAGCTAAAG ACGAGACTCGCGAGATCCATGACGGAAGATGAGGAAGCGATCGAGGAAAGCACCGACGAAGGTGAGGCTGTCAACAAGCAGGCGGCGCCTCCAGCGAAGAAGGGACAAGAAATACTGTACAAGTCCAGCAAAGACTTCTACCGAGCCATGGCCAAGCAGTGGGGGATCACCTGCAAGATGAGCGACAACTGTAGATGCTTTGATTGTCAG AGTCGTTACTTCGACTGCGGCTACGAAAAGTACCAAGATTACGACAAGTACCACGAGCAGTCGGACGGCGGTCTGAGCGCAAGTACGCCGATGTTTGTATCAGAAGTGATGCACGGCTCGGCCTGTCTCCTGCTCTAA
- the LOC100114358 gene encoding breast cancer anti-estrogen resistance protein 3: MGKSSSKLKSRRSQSIAWSFRFPSANGLHQALGSSRRRKKQQQRDGVVLVANSVSCKDLSSEGRDQRRGTLVASSSEIVLGDAAAPYSRSDSTDTIKAVGEEKAAGAAAQPPGCRDQEHEEPLLLPPRGSAPASGCSSPRASMSQEPVEESVRKLLERELRLFDLIDPRDLRSYAWYHGSSLPGGRKGAEAEIPNDGDFLVRDCSSQPGNYVLSVRHKGQALHFVINKLVLQPDTVYERVQYQLEDEAFDTVADLVTFYVGSKRPISQASGARIVNPRHRRLPLSSGCSAAFLAPGPSASSSSSSLSTSTRSPPRVPRKKERSQSLTAYQHYQSPPPPQLVPLQQQAPQLQSSTLPRVPPIGAGQQMSCSLSLGRQKICRVISDPALKFQQLQLQHQRQLEPSELQEPHYQTPRNNSAVLPAGSGAYDLPPPKPPRVPRHLKPPPLPPHPYHQQHQQHQSSKGQQQQASGSDSGNGSGDSEFEAGAHAAACALPMQPAMKGIIIRSYHQAKALGLSDLDIRQWQELERRILETTPNYEIASVLDLENFNTLLLPTVEHKPLDATALRAVTGMLYETASRVLASHLTKIDVDMLLKVHVEDPPNFRDGRCGLELLVLPYARQTRLDVIERTECLKLLVAVTVLTCGTPAERAATISRWIQVAIDTKTALGNLFGFCSIMLALCLPQIQRLTDTWHLLRQKHTDEAFTFEAKLRPTLRAMNECTDPQAPNTTIPHVLPIALLNERTHDDVLGNAPPSALAAAVLSPWENSAADCGLSIMWAHLEASRKMTENLTLFRRNAEIALEGCRSDELISDAFRTEFHVRFLWGSRGAFVNASERHAKFVQVLDAMYDKCAATEQQA; encoded by the exons ATGGGCAAATCCTCCAGCAAATTGAAATCCAGACGCAGCCAGA GTATAGCATGGAGCTTCAGGTTCCCATCGGCGAACGGCCTGCACCAGGCTCTGGGCTCGAGCAGACGTCGAaagaagcaacagcagcgcgACGGCGTTGTCCTCGTCGCCAATTCCGTCTCTTGCAAGGATTTGAGCAGCGAGGGTAGAGATCAGAGACGGGGAACTTTGGTAGCAAGTTCGTCGGAGATAGTACTAGGCGATGCTGCCGCGCCCTATTCGCGCAGCGATTCCACCGACACCATCAA AGCCGTCGGCGAGGAGAAAGCCGCCGGCGCCGCGGCCCAGCCCCCCGGATGTCGCGACCAGGAGCACGaggagccgctgctgctgccacccCGAGGATCGGCCCCAGCCTCCGGCTGTTCCAGTCCACGAGCTAGTATG TCGCAGGAGCCAGTCGAGGAGTCTGTCCGCAAGCTGCTCGAGCGCGAGCTGCGCCTGTTCGACCTGATCGACCCCCGGGATCTGCGCTCATACGCCTGGTACCATGGCAGCAGCTTACCAGGAGGTCGCAAGGGCGCCGAGGCTGAGATCCCCAACGACGGGGACTTCCTGGTGCGCGACTGCAGCAGCCAGCCCGGCAACTACGTGCTCAGCGTCAGGCATAAGGGACAGGCCCTCCACTTCGTCATCAACAAG CTGGTCCTGCAGCCGGACACGGTCTACGAGCGCGTGCAGTACCAGCTCGAGGACGAAGCGTTCGACACGGTGGCCGACCTCGTTACCTTCTACGTGGGCAGCAAGCGGCCGATCAGCCAGGCCAGCGGCGCGCGCATCGTGAACCCGCGGCACCGCAGGCTGCCCCTGTCGAGCGGCTGCTCGGCGGCCTTCCTGGCCCCGGGACCCAGCGCCAgctcctcctcgtcctccCTCTCGACGAGCACGCGCTCGCCGCCCCGGGTGCCCCGCAAGAAGGAGCGCAGCCAGTCGCTGACGGCGTACCAGCACTACCAGAGCCCGCCGCCACCGCAGCTGGTGCCCCTCCAGCAGCAGGCGCCGCAGCTCCAGTCCAGCACGCTGCCGAGGGTGCCGCCGATCGGCGCAGGCCAGCAGATGAGCTGCTCCCTCTCGCTCGGCCGGCAGAAGATCTGCAGGGTCATCTCCGACCCGGCGCTCAAGTTCCAGCAGCTCCAGCTGCAGCACCAGCGCCAGCTCGAGCCGAGCGAGCTGCAGGAGCCGCACTACCAGACGCCGCGGAACAACTCGGCGGTGCTGCCGGCCGGCTCCGGGGCCTACGACCTGCCGCCCCCCAAGCCGCCCAGGGTCCCGCGGCACCTCAAGCCCCCGCCGCTCCCGCCTCACCCGTATcaccagcagcaccagcagcaccaGTCGAGCAagggccagcagcagcaggcctCGGGCAGCGACAGCGGCAACGGCTCCGGGGACAGCGAGTTCGAGGCCGGGGCCCACGCGGCTGCCTGCGCCCTGCCCATGCAGCCCGCCATGAAGGGCATCATCATCCGCAGCTACCACCAGGCCAAGGCCCTCGGGCTGAGCGACCTCGACATCAGGCAGTGGCAGGAGCTCGAGAGGCGGATACTCGAGACCACGCCCAATTATGAGATAGCCTCGGTCCTCGACCTCGAGAACTTCAACACCCTGCTGCTGCCGACGGTCGAGCACAAGCCCCTTGACGCCACCGCGCTCAGGGCGGTCACGGGCATGCTCTACGAGACGGCCTCCAGGGTGCTGGCCTCGCACCTCACCAAGATCGACGTCGACATGCTGCTCAAG GTTCACGTCGAGGACCCGCCGAACTTCCGGGACGGCCGCTGCGGCCTGGAGCTCCTGGTGCTGCCCTATGCGAGGCAGACCCGGCTGGACGTGATCGAGAGGACCGAGTGCCTGAAGCTCCTGGTGGCTGTGACCGTGCTGACCTGCGGCACGCCGGCGGAGCGAGCCGCGACGATAAGCCGATGGATCCAGGTGGCCATCGATACGAAGACCGCCCTAGGCAACCTCTTCGGCTTCTGCTCGATCATGCTGGCCCTCTGCCTGCCGCAGATCCAGAGGCTCACCGACACCTGGCACCTGCTCAGGCAGAAGCACACCGACGAGGCCTTCACCTTCGAGGCCAAGCTCAGGCCCACCCTGCGGGCGATGAACGAGTGCACGGATCCCCAGGCGCCCAACACCACGATACCCCACGTCCTGCCCATCGCTCTGCTCAACGAACGGACTCACGACGATGTCCTCG GTAACGCGCCGCCCTCGGCCCTGGCAGCGGCGGTGCTCTCGCCGTGGGAGAACTCCGCGGCCGACTGCGGCCTCTCGATAATGTGGGCGCACCTCGAGGCCTCCCGCAAGATGACCGAGAATCTCACGCTCTTCCGGCGCAACGCCGAGATCGCCCTCGAGGGCTGTCGGAGCGACGAGCTGATCAGCGACGCCTTCCGCACCGAGTTCCACGTCAGATTTCTCTGGGGCAGTCGCGGCGCCTTCGTTAACGCCAGCGAGAGGCACGCCAAGTTCGTGCAGGTCCTCGACGCCATGTACGACAAGTGCGCGGCCACGGAGCAGCAGGCCTAA
- the LOC100114329 gene encoding uncharacterized protein LOC100114329 isoform X3 → MRTVLPKPRMSKVTVQEPFKLAPFKLRFSKLGKSRSGDSGGSGSRSNSVEVEESAPVQPAELNQLALGSSESVVSGECAHQLTADASSVVSVNTDTSTMPASSPPPSYERVLEEVRELKTRLARSMTEDEEAIEESTDEGEAVNKQAAPPAKKGQEILYKSSKDFYRAMAKQWGITCKMSDNCRCFDCQSRYFDCGYEKYQDYDKYHEQSDGGLSASTPMFVSEVMHGSACLLL, encoded by the exons ATGCGCACCGTCCTTCCGAAGCCCCGGATGTCAAag GTCACCGTTCAAGAACCGTTCAAGCTGGCGCCGTTTAAGCTCCGCTTTTCCAAGCTGGGAAAGTCGCGTAGCGGCGACAGCGGGGGCAGTGGCAGTCGCAGCAACAGCGTCGAGGTCGAGGAGTCGGCTCCGGTGCAGCCGGCTGAGCTCAACCAGTTGGCTCTGGGAAGCTCCGAGAGCGTCGTGAGCGGCGAGTGCGCCCACCAGTTGACAGCCGATGCGAGCAGCGTCGTTAGCGTCAACACTGATACCTCGACGATGCCTGCCtcctcgccgccgccgtcctACGAGCGAGTCCTCGAGGAAGTACGTGAGCTAAAG ACGAGACTCGCGAGATCCATGACGGAAGATGAGGAAGCGATCGAGGAAAGCACCGACGAAGGTGAGGCTGTCAACAAGCAGGCGGCGCCTCCAGCGAAGAAGGGACAAGAAATACTGTACAAGTCCAGCAAAGACTTCTACCGAGCCATGGCCAAGCAGTGGGGGATCACCTGCAAGATGAGCGACAACTGTAGATGCTTTGATTGTCAG AGTCGTTACTTCGACTGCGGCTACGAAAAGTACCAAGATTACGACAAGTACCACGAGCAGTCGGACGGCGGTCTGAGCGCAAGTACGCCGATGTTTGTATCAGAAGTGATGCACGGCTCGGCCTGTCTCCTGCTCTAA
- the LOC100114329 gene encoding uncharacterized protein LOC100114329 isoform X2 — MSLRRQSINSFFDSATDLLLSFRLQAPASVSSGSGVRRPLTKRVFVRFSRAIFPMRTVLPKPRMSKVTVQEPFKLAPFKLRFSKLGKSRSGDSGGSGSRSNSVEVEESAPVQPAELNQLALGSSESVVSGECAHQLTADASSVVSVNTDTSTMPASSPPPSYERVLEETRLARSMTEDEEAIEESTDEGEAVNKQAAPPAKKGQEILYKSSKDFYRAMAKQWGITCKMSDNCRCFDCQSRYFDCGYEKYQDYDKYHEQSDGGLSASTPMFVSEVMHGSACLLL, encoded by the exons ATGTCTCTTCGTCGGCAAAGCATCAATAG CTTCTTCGACTCAGCCACAGATCTCCTGCTCTCGTTCAGATTGCAAGCGCCCGCGTCTGTTTCCTCTGGATCTGGTGTTCGGCGGCCACTTACCAAGCGCGTTTTCGTgagattttcgcgcgcgatattcCCGATGCGCACCGTCCTTCCGAAGCCCCGGATGTCAAag GTCACCGTTCAAGAACCGTTCAAGCTGGCGCCGTTTAAGCTCCGCTTTTCCAAGCTGGGAAAGTCGCGTAGCGGCGACAGCGGGGGCAGTGGCAGTCGCAGCAACAGCGTCGAGGTCGAGGAGTCGGCTCCGGTGCAGCCGGCTGAGCTCAACCAGTTGGCTCTGGGAAGCTCCGAGAGCGTCGTGAGCGGCGAGTGCGCCCACCAGTTGACAGCCGATGCGAGCAGCGTCGTTAGCGTCAACACTGATACCTCGACGATGCCTGCCtcctcgccgccgccgtcctACGAGCGAGTCCTCGAGGAA ACGAGACTCGCGAGATCCATGACGGAAGATGAGGAAGCGATCGAGGAAAGCACCGACGAAGGTGAGGCTGTCAACAAGCAGGCGGCGCCTCCAGCGAAGAAGGGACAAGAAATACTGTACAAGTCCAGCAAAGACTTCTACCGAGCCATGGCCAAGCAGTGGGGGATCACCTGCAAGATGAGCGACAACTGTAGATGCTTTGATTGTCAG AGTCGTTACTTCGACTGCGGCTACGAAAAGTACCAAGATTACGACAAGTACCACGAGCAGTCGGACGGCGGTCTGAGCGCAAGTACGCCGATGTTTGTATCAGAAGTGATGCACGGCTCGGCCTGTCTCCTGCTCTAA